CCCAAACTGCGTCTCTCAAACCGGAAGTTCGTTTAGTCTTTCTCGAAACTGCTGCACGAAATACTTGCTCATTGCTCCAAACTTCAACCTGCTTTGCAGCCCTGGTTATTCCCGTATAAAGCAATTCTCGACTTAAAATAGGAGAGTCTTTATCCGGTAATATCATGATGACTTTATCAAATTCTGAACCCTGGCTTTTATGGACTGTAATGGCATAAGCAATTTCATAAACGGGTAATCTAAAAGGCCTTAACTTGCGTAGGGCTCCATCTGGCCCTGGGAAAAATACACGTAATTCATTGTCGTTATCATCATTAGGAAATACAATACCAAGATCGCCGTTAAAAAGATTTAGGCTATAATCATTTTCGGTTATGAGAATGGGCTGTCCGGCATACCATAATTCATTTTGTTTGATGTTGTTTTTCCTTTTGATAAATTGTTCAACCTGGGCATTGATAGCTTTTACACCAAAAGGTCCTTCCCGCAAAGCACACAAAATTCGAAACCTTTCAAATTGGTTGAAAAGTTCTGCGATATTTTTTGAATCTGAAATTTTGCCAAACTCGTGTAAAATATCGGGCAATATATGATCCGTTAAATCATGCCAGGTTACATCTGGATATTGATCGCTTTGAAGAACATCAATAGCGTGATCTGCTTCTCCGGAATTTACAAATTGGCTTAAAGCTCCTATGCCTTTCTGAGATTCAAACCGATAGCTTTTTTGGAGTCTTACAATACAATCTTTGATTCCGGATTTATTTGTTTCAATTGTTCTTATTTCTAATTTTTGTCTATAAAGCCCTTCAATTCTTTCAACGAATTCTTGAGTATAATATTGTTCTAAAGTAGATCCACAAATATCAGCCAGCACCGCTCCGGCTTCAACAGAAGCGAGTTGATTATTGTCACCCAAAAGTATCAGCTTTGAATTTGAGGGGAGTGCAGAGGTTAGCTTCGTCATCAATGCAAGATCAACCATGGAAGCTTCATCCACAACGATTACATCCACTTCCAAAGGGTTGTCCGTGTTATGTCTGAAATAAGGTGAATATGGAATTGTACCAAGAATTCGATGGATTGTTGCGGCCTCTTCCGGAATCATGGCTCTTATCTCATCGGGACAATTTAATTCCTTTTTAACTTGTTTGATTGAATCCTGAAGACGAACTGCAGCTTTACCAGTCGGTGCTGCTAATTGAATTCTCAAATTTCCGCAGTTATTTTGTGCGAGCAATAGCGCGAGAATTTTAGCCACTGTGTGGGTTTTCCCGGTGCCCGGGCCACCAGTAATGACACAGAAGTCTTTCAACAAAGCTGTTATTGCCGAGAATTTTTGCCAATCGATTTTACCATTAGAATTTCCAGAGAAAAGGCGATCCAACAGGTTGTTTACTACTAAAGGATTATTTATCTCTTGTATCTTATGAACTCGATCTTTAATAAATTTCGCCAAGTTTTCCTGGTAAGTCCAATAT
This region of candidate division KSB1 bacterium genomic DNA includes:
- the recD gene encoding exodeoxyribonuclease V subunit alpha codes for the protein MQHTLKQNESISHIDLHFANMMMRLAKSQDKELFLASALVSSQTREGHICLDLNEFDNPDFIKNKYGENIESKIPSTSEFIAKLSNTTVVGQPGEFKPLILENKNRLYLNRYWTYQENLAKFIKDRVHKIQEINNPLVVNNLLDRLFSGNSNGKIDWQKFSAITALLKDFCVITGGPGTGKTHTVAKILALLLAQNNCGNLRIQLAAPTGKAAVRLQDSIKQVKKELNCPDEIRAMIPEEAATIHRILGTIPYSPYFRHNTDNPLEVDVIVVDEASMVDLALMTKLTSALPSNSKLILLGDNNQLASVEAGAVLADICGSTLEQYYTQEFVERIEGLYRQKLEIRTIETNKSGIKDCIVRLQKSYRFESQKGIGALSQFVNSGEADHAIDVLQSDQYPDVTWHDLTDHILPDILHEFGKISDSKNIAELFNQFERFRILCALREGPFGVKAINAQVEQFIKRKNNIKQNELWYAGQPILITENDYSLNLFNGDLGIVFPNDDNDNELRVFFPGPDGALRKLRPFRLPVYEIAYAITVHKSQGSEFDKVIMILPDKDSPILSRELLYTGITRAAKQVEVWSNEQVFRAAVSRKTKRTSGLRDAVWDY